From Streptomyces sp. SAI-135:
TGGCGGGCGAACGGCCCGACTACGAGGGGCAGTTGAGCGCGTATGTGCACGGCAGGCGGGTCGTCGACCTGTGGGCCGGTGAGGGCGTGGGGCCGGACTCCCTCTACGGCGTGTTCTCGTCGACCAAGGGTGCCGCCCATCTGGTGGTGGCGCTCCTCGTCCAGGAGGGCACCCTGGAGCTGGACCGCAAGGTGACCTACTACTGGCCGGAGTTCGCCGCCGAGGGCAAGGGCCAGCTGACCCTGCGGGAACTGCTGGCGCACCGGGCCGGGGTGGTGGGGCTGGACGGCGGTTTCACCGCTCAGGAACTGGCGGACGACCGGGCGGTGGCGGAACGGCTCGCGGACCAGAAGCCGTTCTGGCGCCCCGGCACGGCCTTCGGCTACCACGCGCTCGTGATCGGCGCCCTCACCGGCGAGATCGTGCGGCGGGCCACCGGCCGCACGCTCCAGGAGGTGTACGAGGAGCGGATCCGGGCTCCGTACGGACTGGACTTCCACCTGGGGCTGCCCGAGTCCCTGGAACCCCGTTACCGCTCGGTGCAGCCCATGGCGCCCACGGCCACGCAGCAGGCCCTGCTGGACACGACACCGACGGGCCCGCACACCCTGGCCGCGATCACCTTCAACCAGCAGGTCCCGGACCCGGGTGACCTGGTCGGCTACGCCAACTCCCGTGCCGTGCGCGCGAAAGGGCCCGCGTCGGCGGGCGGCGTGGCGGCGGCGCGGGGTCTGGCCGGGATGTACGCGGCGGCGATCAGCGAAGTCGCCGACCGGCCCCCGCTGCTGAAGCCGGACACCATCGCGGAGGTGGGCCAGATCCACTCCGTCGGCTACGACCTGGTGGCCCGGGCCCACAAGTCCTACGGCCTCGGCTTCCAGGCCACGGCCGACATGTGGCACCCCTGTCTCGGGGCCGGTTCCTTCGGTCACAGCGGCGCCGGCGGCTCCCAGGCCTTCGCCGACCCGCGCAGCGGCCTGTCCTACGGCTACACCCGCCGCCGGATGGCGTTCCCGGGAGGGGCGGCGCCGGAGAACGAGCGGTTCGTGCGGGCCGTGCACACGGCAGCGCTCGCGCTCTGACGGGAACGGAGGCGGCACCCCACGTCCAGGGGTGCCGCCTCCGTCCCGTACGACCGGCGGGCTCCGTCAGACGAGCGTCACGGAGATGTTCCCGCGGGTCGCCTTCGAGTACGGGCAGACCTGGTGGGCCTTCTCAAGGAGGGCGCGGGCGGTCTGCGCGTCGAGCTGCGGGAGGGTCGCCGAGATCTCGACGATCAGGCCGAACCCGTCGGAGTTCTTGCCCAGGCCCACCTTCGCGGTGACCGTCGAGCCGGAGATGTCGGCCTTCTCCTGGCGGGCGACGACGCCGAGGGCACCCTGGAAGCAGGCGCTGTACCCGGCGGCGAAGAGCTGCTCGGGGTTGGTGCCCTTGCCGCTGCCGCCCATCTCCACGGGCGGGTTGACGACCAGGTCGAGCCTGCCGTCGTCGGTGGCGACACGGCCGTCGCGGCCGTTCTCGGCGGTGGCGACGGCCGTGTACAGGACGTCGGACTGCTGGATTTCCGGCATGCGGTTGTCTTCCTCCTCGGTCCACCGCGACTCGCGCCCACGATCGACGGCGGGATTCGGAAAGAAGTTACCGCATGACGGAAACACCGGGCAGGGGTCAGAGCTTGACGATCATCTTTCCGGTGTTGTCGCCGCGCAGGACCCCGAGGAACGCCTCCAGGTTGTTCTCGATGCCCTCGACGACCGTCTCGCGGTACTTGAGCTGCCCGGACGCGACCCAGGGGCCGACCTCGGAGACGAACTGCGGCTGGAGGTCGTAGTGGTCGCCGACCAGGAAGCCCTCGATGCGGCCGCGGGTCTGGATGAGCCGGGCGAGGTTGCGCGGGCCCGGGGCTGCCTCGGTGTTGTTGTAGACCGAGATCATGCCGCAGACGGCGATCCGGCCGCCCTGGTTGAGGGAGCCGATGGCGGCCTCCAGGTGGTCGCCGCCGACGTTGTCGAAGTAGACGTCGACGCCGTCCGGGGCGGCCTCGCGGAGCTGCTCGCTGACCTTGCCGTTCTTGTAGTTGAAGGCCGCGTCGAAGCCGTACTCCTCGACGAGCAGCTTGACCTTGTCGTCGGAGCCGGCCGAGCCGATGACCCGGGAGGCGCCCTTGAGCTTGGCGATCTGGCCGACCTGGCTGCCGACGGCACCCGCGGCGCCGGAGACGAAGACCGAGTCGCCCTCCTTGAAGGAGGCGGTGCGCAGCAGGCCGGCGTAGGCGGTGAGGCCGGTCATGCCGAGGACGCCGAGGTAGGTGGACAGGGGCGCGGCGTCGGCGTCGACCTTGACGGCGTTCTCAGCGCGTACGACCGCGTACTCGCGCCAGCCGAGGAAGTGCAGGACGTGGTCGCCGACGGCGATGCCGTCCACGTGGGACTCGACGACCTCGCCGACCGCGCCGCCCTGCATGACCTTGCCGAGCTCGAAGGGGGCGACGTACGACTTCGCGGCGCTCATGCGGCCGCGCATGTACGGGTCGACGGAGAGGTACTTGTTCCGGACCAGCACCTGGCCCTCACCGGGGGTCGGGACCTCGGCTTCGACCAGGGCGAAGTCCTCGGGCTTGGGCCAGCCGACCGGGCGGGAGACGAGGTGCCATTCGCGGTTGATCATGATGCCTGCGACCTTTCCATTTACTTCAGTACCTTAAACAACCATGCCTCTGAATATTTCAGGTTGTCAAGTAAAGGGGTACCCTTGACCCCATGCCCACTCCTCACAAGACCCGGCCCGATGCGCTCACCCTGGAAGTGGTGGAGCTCATCGGGGACGTGGTGGCCCGCTTCTACTCGGACTACGAGGACGCGGCCGCGGAGCACGCCCTCACCGGGGCGCAGGCGCGGCTGCTGAGTCTGCTCTCCCTGGAGCCGCTGCCCATGCGCAAACTGGCCCAGAAACTGAAGTGCGAGCCGTCGAACGTCACCGGGATAGTCGACCGGCTGGAGGCCCGCGAGCTGGTGGAGCGGCGCCCCGACCCCGCGGACCGGCGGGTCAAGGTGGCGGCGGCGACCCAGGCGGGGCTGGAGGTGGCCCGGGAACTGCGGGAGGGCCTGCGCTTCGCGCGCGAGCCACTGGCAGGGCTCTCCCAGGAGGAGCGGGAGTCACTGCGGAATCTGCTGCGGCGGATGCGGGACGCGTGACGGGGCCGCTCGGGGGGCTTCGCGGGCGGCGCGGGGGCGGCTGCCTGAACGGGGCGGACGAGTGTCGGAACGGGGAGTGACGGTTGCCGGAACGGGGCGGACGACTGTCGGAACGGGGAGTGACGGTTGCCAAAAGGGTCCGGGCGACTGCCGGGAGAAGGCCCCGGTGGCTGCCGGCTGGACCCGGTCGGCCGCCCGCAAGAACCCATCGGGCCACTGCCCCGACAGAAGCGGGCCACTACCCGCGACCGCATCGCACGGCAACCGGAACACAAGCCAAGCGGCAGCCATCCGGACCCGGCCCGGTACCCGCAGCCACACCTCGACCGACCGCCCCGACAAAGGCCGGGCCACTGTCCGGAACACGCATCGCATCACTGCCGCAACTGAGGCCAAGCGGCAGCCGATCAGACCCGGCCCGGAGCCCGCAGCCAAGCCTCGACCGACCGCCCCCACCAAAGCCGGGCAACCGCCCGCGGTCGGCGCGGGTTCGGGGGGTTGCGCGGAAGTGGGGTCGGGCGGAGCGCGGGGGCTAGCGGCCCTTGCGGATGAGGTCGGTGATGTGTTCGCCCTCGCTGATGGTGAGGGGGCCGGTGGTCTCGTCGCCGATTCCCAGTGCGGCCGCCAGCGTACGGCCGTGGACGTCGAGGGTGGCCTCGGTCAGCGTGGTGAGGTCGGCCACGGCGGCGCGGGCACGGGCCCATCCGGTCAGGCCGATGCCCGCGGCGACCAGCACGGCCGGCCACCACACCACGGTGAGCAGCAGGTAGGGCACGGCCCACGTCCCGGTGGCGACCGAGGCGGCGAACGCCGAGTGCGCGGCGGTGAGATCGGTCCGGGCGGAGTCGGGGAGCACCAGCCAGAGGCGGGACCAGCCGTAGGTCAGATCGAGTCCGTAGCGGTGGTGGGCGATGGACTCCACGGCGTGGATCCGGTCCCCCATCCAGGTCGGCCTGCCCGGCTCGGCCATGGCCAGCCGGGTGATGCGCCGGGCCACGTCGTCGATGCGGTCCTGCCGCTCGCGGGTGCGGACGGCCGGGCTCACGGCTTCCAGCGCCCGGCGTTCCTGTACGAGCCGGTACCACCGCGCACGCCGGCGTGCCGTACGCGCCGCCGCGACCCGGGCGAGCGGGCGGGGCCACGGCCCCAGCCAGACCCGTCGGGTGACCGCCGCCAGCGTCTGCACGACGAAGCCCACCCCGGAGGCGGCCGCCAGAACGGCCACGACGAGCAGTGCCTGCGCCCCGCTCGGCAGGTCCGCGACCTCGGCCATGGTGTCCTCGGCCCGCCGGGTCAGCAGCGCGACGTTCCACGCGTCGGCGTGGCCGAGCTGGACGGCGAGCCAGACCGCGCCGAGGAAGAACGCCCCGGGCAGCACGAGCAGGCTGATCCACCGGTCGGCCAGTGTCTTGGCCAACTGCTGGAGGAATCCGCCCACTTGCGCTACCCCCGCTCCATGACACGGCCCAGTACCGCGCAGCGCGGGAGGGCACCCGCCGGCGGCGGCACCGCCGTACGGTCGCAGGCTCCGTCCGGGCAGCGGAAGTTCTCCTGACGGGCGGTGCCCGGCCCGGCGCCCGGCAGTCCCGTGGCGAGGGTGCGCAAGGTGGTCTCGCGGTCGGTGTTGAGCAACTGGCCCAGCAGAGTGAGCACCGGGCGCCGGGCCCGTGCCTCGGCCACGATCCGTTCCAGCAGCTGCTGACGTGCCGCGGTGTGGAGCCTGGTCTCGCCGATCAGCGCGTCGAACTCCCTGCACAGCGTGGTCAGGGCCGATCGTTCGGCGTCCACCACGGCTCCCCCTTCCGTCAGTCGGCCGATAGTCTCATGGTCGATGTCCTCCGACCACCGGCTTGATCCGGGTCAGCTGAACGACCAGGCGGTCGACCTTCTGAACCGCGCGACCCAGGCCGGGGACACGGTCCTGCTGGGCCGGTGTGTCCCGTTGTTCCGGAACGTCGTCGCCCTGACACCGCCGGAGCACCCGTACCGTGCCACCCGCCTGTACAACCTCGCCGAGACCCACCGGGCGCTGTACGCGCTGACGGGACGGGAGGACGACGCCGAGCAGTCGATCGGCATCGGGCGGCAGGCCGTGGCCGCCCTCCGGGCCGGTGACCCGAACTCCGCGCTGATCCTGGGCAACCTCGGCGTCACCCATCTCCTGCGGTTCCAGCGGGCGGGGAACCCGGACGACCTGGACGCGGTCATCGAGTTCGGGGAACGGGCCGTCGTCGCGACCGGCGCCGAGCTGAACATAGAGTTCTACCTGGCCACCCTCGCCACGGGCCACTTGATGCGGTTCCAGCGGACCGGGCACCACGCGAACCTGGACCGCGCCATCGACATGGACGAACGCGCGTTGGCCGCGGCCCCCGCGGCCTCCCCGCGCCTCGCGACCATCCTGACCGACCTCGCCTCGGGCTACCTGTTTCGCTTCGAGAGGACGCGGTACTTCGCGGACCTGGACCGCGCCATCGACACCGGCGAGCGCGCCCTGGCCGGCAACCCCGGCGACCCCCTGAACCGGGCGACGGCCCTGACAAACCTCACCACATGTCATCTGCGGCGCTTCGAAGCAAGCGGGCACCTCGCGGACCTGGACCGCGCCATCGACACCGGCGAGCGCGCCCTGGCCGGCAACCCCGCCGACTCCCCTCACCTGCCGACCATCCTGACCAACCTCGGCACCGCCTACTGGGCCCGGTTCGGACGGGCGGGCCGGCCGGCGGACCTGGACCGTGCCATCGGGTTCGGGGAGCGGGCCGCCACCCACACCGGCAGCCCGTACCGAGTGACCACCCTGTCCAACCTCGCCGTCGCCTACCAGGCCCGCTTCGAGCGGACCGGCAGCCTGGCGGACCTGGACCGGGCCATCGGCCACCACGAACACGCGGTGGCCGCGGCCCCGGACGACGCGCCGGACCGTGCGGCCTACCTGTCCAACCTCGGCCTGGCGTACCACGCGCGCTTCGAACGGCTGGGAGAACTGGCCGATGTGGACCGGGCCATCGACCACCTGGGGCGTGCCGTCGCCACGGCGCCCCAGGGGCACCACCAGTTCGCGACGTTCCTGTCCAACCTCGGGGTCGCGTACCACGCGCGGTTCGAACGGCTGGGTGAGGCGGGCGATCTGGACCGTGTCGTCGCGCACTACGAACGGGCCGTCGCCGCCACACCCTCCGACCACCCGAACCGTGCGCTGCTCATGTCCAACCTCGGTGCCGCGTACGACGCGCGATTCGACCGGACCGGACGTCCCGTCGACATGCACCGGGCCGTCGAGAGTCTGGAGAGGTCGGTCGCCGCGGCGCCCGCAGATCACCCGTTCCGCGCGACCGCCCTGAACAACCTCGCTTTGGCCCTGCGCGGGCGGTTCGAACAGCTGGGGGACGTGGCCGATCTGGACCGGGCCGTCGCCCATCAGCAACAGGCCGTGGCCGCCACACCCCCCGACCACCCGGATGTCGCCCACCGCCTGTCGAACCTGAGCCTCATCCACTGGTCCAGGTTCACCCGCGTCGGGGAGCCGTCCGACCTGGACGCGGCCATCGACGCCGGCCGACGCGCGGTGGCCGCCACACCCGACGACCACCCGAGCCGTGCGAGGCACCTGAGCAACCTCGGCAGCGCGCTCAGCCAGCGCTTCGGGCACAACGGCAGCCTGCACGACCTGGACCGGGCCCTCGCGCATCACGAACGGGCCCTGGCCGCGACACCGGCCGACCACCCGGCCCGGGCCATGTACCTGACCAGCCTCGGGATCGTCCACCAGGACCGGTTCCAGCGCAGCCGCGCCACGGCCGACCTCGACCGCGCCGTCGACCTCGCGCTCCAGGCGGTGGCTGCCACCCCTGCGGACCATCCCGACCGTGCGCTACGCCTGTTCAACCTCACACGGGCCCATCAGAGCCGGTACGAGCACTCGGGCGACCCGGCCGACCTGGACCGTTCCGTCGAACTGGCCCTGGAGACGACCGCCGCGGTCCCCGCCGACCATCCGGAGCGCGCCCGGTACCTGTTCAGTCTCGGCAACGCCCACCGGCTGCGGTTCCAGCGGACCGGCGCCACGTCCGACCTCGACCGCGCCGTGGAGGCCGCGGAACAGGCGGTCAGGGCCACCCCGGGCGACCATCCCGGCCGGGCCGCTCGCATCTACTTCCTCGCGACCTGTTACCGGAGGCGGTGGGACACCGGCGGCGCCCTGGACCGGTCGAGGATCGCCGGACTGGCACGGGAAGCGCTCGCGGCCACGACGGCGCCCCCGCTGGACCGGCTGCGCGCCTGCTGGGCGACGGGCCGCCTCGCCTACGTACTGGACGAATTGCGCACCGCCCGGTTGCTGTTCGACACGGCGGTCGAGCTGCTGCCCTCGGTCGCGGCGCGGGAGACCTCCTCGGCGGACCACGAGTACCGCCTCGGCGCGAACCGCGGACTGGTCGGCGAGACGATCGCCGTGCACTGCGCCCTCGACGATCCGGCGGGCGCGGTCCAGGCCGGTGAGCTGGGCCGGTCGGTCCTGCTGGCGTCCCGGCTGGCGCTGCGCACTCCCCTGGCGGAGCTGGAGGCCGAGCACCCCGCCCTGGCCCGCCGTCTGAGCCGCGTCCGCACGGCCCTCAACGCCCCGGATCCCCCGGCCATGGCCACCACGCCCGACGACGGCCAGGACATCGACCACGTCGACCGGCGCAGAAGGCTGTGGGACGAGCACGACGCCGTCCTGACGGAGATCCGGCGCCTGCCGGGCCTTGACCGGTTCCTGCTCCCGCCGACGTGGAGCGAGCTGCGGCCGGCGGCCGGCGGCGGGGCGGTCGTGCTGCTCAACGCCGGACTGCAGAGGTGCGACGGCATCGTCGTCACCGCCGACGGGCCGCCGCTGCCGGTACCGCTGCCCGACCTGCGACTGGCCGACGCCGAGGCGTGGGCCGCCGAGTTGACGGAGGCGACGCACGACTCCGGTTCGTTCACGGGCGAGTTGCGCCGGCAGCGGGTGCTGACGGAGGTGCTCGGCCGGCTGTGGGACACGGCGGTCGAGCCGGTCCTCGACGCGGTCGGACAACGGCTCCGTCCGGACGACGGAGTCCTCCCCCGCGTGTGGTGGATGCCGACCGGACCGCTCGGGCTGCTGCCGCTGCACGCGGCCGGGCACCCGGGCCGGACCGGGGCGCTCGACCGGGTGGTCTCGTCGTACACACCCACGCTGCGGGCCCTGGCCCGCGCCCAGGGGCGGCCGGCCGCGACCGCCCTGCGCCGGCTCACCGTCGCCCTGGACCGGACCCCGGGGCTGCCGGACCTGCCGGCCACCACCGCCGAGGCGGCGATCCTGCACGCGGCCCATCCGGACATGCCGTTGCTCGTCAACGAGCAGGCCACCGCCGCCCGGGTGACCGGCGCGCTCCCCGAGGCGAACTGGGCGCACTTCGCCTGCCACGCCGGCACCGACCCCGACGCGCCCTCCGAGGGCGGGCTCCACCTGCACGACGGTGTGCTGTCCATCGCGGAGATCGGCCGCCGCGACCTCCACGAGGCCGAGCTGGCCTACCTGTCCGCCTGCTCCACCGGACATGTGGGCCGTCGGCACGCGGACGAGTCCATCCACCTCGCCTCGGCGTTCCAGCTGGCCGGGTTCCGGCATGTCGTGGCGAGTCTGTGGCCGCTGGACGACCGCGTCGCGGCCGGGGCGGCCGAGCACTTCTACCGGCTGATGCCGGACACACCGTCCGCCGACGACGCGGCGGCCGTGCTCCATCGCGTCATCCGGCACCTGCGTGCCGAGCACCCCGGGCGACCGCACCTGTGGGCGTCGCTGATCCACAGCGGGCCGTAGCGGGGGCACCCCCAGGGCAGCCTTCGCACCGGCGAAGCCCTACGTGCACCACCACAGGAAGCGGTCGCACTCCGTCGGGGTCGGGCTCGGGCTCGGTGCAGCGGTGGTGGGGGTGACCGTGGGAGCCGAACCGCCCCCCGTGGACGTGGGCGTGGCGGCGGGGGGCGACGCGCCGGAAGGCCTGGTGGTCGCCGAACCGGCTTCGGGACTCCTGCTGGCGTCCGGGTCCCCGCTCTCGGACGCGGAGGGCGACGGGGACTCGGAGGCCGACGGGGAAGGCGAGTCGGAGGGAACGGTCCCCTCGGGAGTCGGCCGCCCTGGACGCCGACGCGCTCGCCTCCGGGGAAGCGCCGCCCTCGGCCGACTCCCCGCCCGCCGCGGCCGGCTTGGCGGGAGAGCCGGGGGCGTCCATGCCCAGCTCCGCGAGGCTCAGACCGCCTGCCGCGAGCACGAAGCCCGCGGCGATCAGCAGGGTCCGGCGACGGCGACGGCGGTGCGCCGCGGCTTTGCGATCGCGACGGCTGGCTCCGCCGGAGGGATCCTCCGGGTCGTCGGACTCGTCGCCGTCCCCGCCGCCCCCGACGTCCCCCTCGTACTCGTCGTGGGCGTCGTACTCGTCGTGGGCGGGTTCGGGTTCCACGGGACCCCGGCCACCGCGGCCGCGTGCACGACGACGGGACGCTCGGCCGCCGGTGGGTTCCACGGAGCCCTCGGCCGTGCCGTCGGTCCCCTGGGCGGGGGTGACATCGCTGTCGGGATCGGCGGCCGAGCCGGTGCCGGATCCGGTCGAGCCGTACTCCGCCGACCCTCCGCCCACAGGACCACCCGCGTGCGGGGCACCCTCGCGGACGTCGCCGCCGTACGCCATGCCCGCCGGGCCGCCGGCGCCGTACGCCGTACCACCCTGACCCGCCGTGCCGTACGCCATGTCGGCCCGGCCGCCCGTGTCGTAGCCCGCGCCGCCCGTGCCGTACAGGGAGGCCTCCTGGGCGCCCTGGGCCTCTCCCCCGTACGGCGTCGCGCCGGGGGCGCTCGCGGTGCCGTACTGCGACTCGGCGACCCCGTAGGCGGCGTACGCCGGAGCCACCGAGGGCTCCTGCGGCCGGGCCTGGGCGGGCACGCGCAGTGCTTCGATCGTGGTGCCGCACCCCGGGCAGGCGAGGGCGCCGTTGAGGTGCCGTCGGCACGGGTCGCAGTAGTCCATGACGCGGGAAGACTAAGTTCCTCTCACGTGGCTTTCATAGTCACGCCTGTGAAGGTTGTGTGTCGAACTACCCGTTCGGGCGCGTCGAGTTGAGAGGTCCGCCAGGAACCGTTCGGGCATCCTTCCCGATCTCACCGAAACCGCCTTCGAAAGCCGTGTCGAAAGCAGTGTCGAAACCGTTATGCGTTCGACCCATTGACACTCCCGCCACCCCCTCCCTACTGTCACGTCAGCATTTCGAACGTGTGACGAAATTTCGAACAGACGTCACTGAGCCGACGAAGCAACGAGGGGCAACCGCCGTGCGCATCACCGGAATCAGCACACACGTGGTCGGGACGCCGTGGCGCAACCTGACGTACGTCCAGGTGCACACCGACGAAGGCATCACCGGAGTCGGCGAGACCCGGATGCTGGGACACACCGACGCGCTGATCGGCTACCTGCGGGAGGCCGAGGCCAATCACATTCTCGGCTCCGACCCGTTCGCTGTCGAGGACCTCGTCAAGAGGATGAAGTACGGCGACTACGGTCGGGCCGGCGAGATCGTCATGTCCGGTATCGCCGTGATCGAGATGGCCTGCTGGGACATCAAGGGCAAGGCCCTCGGCGTGCCGGTCTGGCAGCTCCTGGGCGGCAAGGTCACCGACAAGGTCAAGGCGTACGCCAACGGCTGGTACACCACCGAGCGGACGCCGGAGGCCTACCACAAGGCCGCCCGGGGCGTCATGGAGCGCGGCTACAAGGCGCTGAAGATCGACCCCTTCGGCACCGGCCACTTCGAGCTGGACCACGAGCAGAGCCTGTACGCGGTCTCCCTCATCGAGGCCGTCCGCGACGCCATCGGCCCGGACGCCGAGCTGATGCTGGAGATGCACGGCCGCTTCTCGCCGTCGACCGCCGTCCGGCTGGCCAAGGACCTCGCGCCCTTCAAGCCCGCGTGGCTGGAGGAGCCGGTGCCGCCGGAGAACCTGAAGGCGCTGGAGAAGGTCGCCGCCAAGGTCGACATGCCGGTCGCCACCGGTGAGCGCATCCACGACCGCATCGAGTTCCGCGAGCTCTTCGAGAGCCAGGCCGTGGACATCATCCAGCCCGACGTCGGCCACATCGGCGGCATCTGGGAGACCCGGAAGCTGGCCGCGACCGCCGAGACCCACTACATGCTGGTCGCCCCGCACAACGTCGGTGGTCCGGTGCTGACCGCCGCCTCGCTCCAGGTGGGCTTCACCTCCCCCAACTTCAAGATCCTCGAGCACTTCAACGACTTCGCCGACGCGGACATCAAGAAGGTCGTCAAGGGCGCCCCGCAGGTCGTGGACGGCTACTTCCACCTCTCCGACGCGCCGGGCCTCGGTGTCGAGCTGGACGTCGACGCGGCCGCGGAGTTCCCGCAGCAGCAGGCCCGTTTCGACCTGTGGGCCGAGGGCTGGGAGCAGCGCAAGCCCAAGGGCACCAAGTGAGCACGCGGGTCGTCATCGAGGGGCCCGGCGAGCACCGGCTCGACGCGCACGCCCCTCGTGAGCCCGCGGCCGGTGAGGCGCTGGTGCGCGTCCACGCGGTCGGCATCTGCGGCAGCGACCGCGAGGTGTACCAGGGCAACCGGCCCGAGGGATACGTGCGTTACCCCCTCACTCCGGGCCACGAGTGGTCCGGGACGGTGGAGGCGGTCGGGGCGGGTGTGCCTTCAAGTCTTGTCGGCCGCAAGGTCGTCGGCGAGGGCTTCCGCAACTGCCAGGTGTGCGACCGGTGTCACGCGGGTGAGACGACCCTGTGCACGGCCGGGTACGAGGAGACCGGGTTCACCCAGCCGGGTGCGATGGCCACCACGCTCACCCTGCCCGCACGGCTGCTGCACGTCCTGCCGGACGACGCCGACCTGACGGCCGCGGCCCTGCTGGAGCCGGCCGCCTGCATCGCGGCCGCCGCGATCAAGGCGAACGCCCTGCCCGGCGAGCGGGTGGCCGTGGTGGGGACCGGGACGCTCGGGATGTTCGCCGTTCAGTTCCTGAAGGCGAACTCCCCCGCCGAGCTGCTGGTGGTGGGGACCCGGCCCGACCGGGCGGAGCTTTCGAAAGCTTTCGGCGCCACCGACTTCCGCACCAGGTCCCAGGAGCTCCCGGACGACTTCGACGTCGTCATCGAGACCGCCGGGTCCGCGTCCGCCGCGGCCACGGCCGCCTCGCTGCTCCGGCGGGGCGGGCGGCTGGTCCTGACGGGCATCCCGGCGCCGGGTGCCGAGGGTCTCGACCCGACGGACCTGGTCGTACGGCAGCTGGAGGTGCACACCGTCTTCGGGGCCCCGCCGGACGCCTGGGCGCACACGGTACGGGTCTTCGGGGCCGGTCTGCTCGACCCGCTGCCGCTGGTCACGCACGAGCTGCCGCTCGACGGGTTCCCGGAGGCGATCGAGCTCGTCGGGTCCGGTGATCCGAAGGTCGGGAAGGTGCTGCTCCGCCCCTAGCCGTACGCCGGTACGGGGTGACCTGACCACCCCGTACCGGCGTACCCCCAAGCCCCGCACGACTTGAGCCGCGAACCTCGTCCGACATACCGAACACGAAGGACAGCTTGTGACGACCGACGCTTCCGCCCCGGCGGCCCGCCGACCCGGTGAGCAGGCGCTCACCGCGCTCGGCCTGGGCGCACCCGCCCTCGATCCCGCCGACGCCTCACCGCACGCCTTCCCCG
This genomic window contains:
- a CDS encoding alcohol dehydrogenase catalytic domain-containing protein; translated protein: MSTRVVIEGPGEHRLDAHAPREPAAGEALVRVHAVGICGSDREVYQGNRPEGYVRYPLTPGHEWSGTVEAVGAGVPSSLVGRKVVGEGFRNCQVCDRCHAGETTLCTAGYEETGFTQPGAMATTLTLPARLLHVLPDDADLTAAALLEPAACIAAAAIKANALPGERVAVVGTGTLGMFAVQFLKANSPAELLVVGTRPDRAELSKAFGATDFRTRSQELPDDFDVVIETAGSASAAATAASLLRRGGRLVLTGIPAPGAEGLDPTDLVVRQLEVHTVFGAPPDAWAHTVRVFGAGLLDPLPLVTHELPLDGFPEAIELVGSGDPKVGKVLLRP